The proteins below come from a single Hemibagrus wyckioides isolate EC202008001 linkage group LG22, SWU_Hwy_1.0, whole genome shotgun sequence genomic window:
- the mrpl41 gene encoding large ribosomal subunit protein mL41 yields MGLLSALTRGLVRGADRTAEFTSKRGPKTFYKSRGARPAGVLTSSRKFIPVQEMIPQFVVPNLEGFKLKAYVSYRTPPGTEQPMTAESIFNQAVAPHIQRDFEANEFDPQQLEKYGLEKTQEGKLFKLYPKNFIR; encoded by the coding sequence ATGGGGCTGCTTTCGGCCCTGACTCGAGGACTGGTCCGGGGAGCAGACCGCACAGCCGAGTTCACCAGCAAGCGAGGCCCTAAGACCTTCTACAAAAGCCGAGGAGCCAGGCCGGCCGGAGTGCTCACCTCTAGCAGGAAATTTATCCCTGTGCAGGAAATGATCCCTCAGTTTGTCGTTCCCAATCTGGAGGGCTTCAAGCTGAAGGCGTACGTGTCGTACAGGACACCACCGGGTACAGAACAACCCATGACTGCTGAGAGCATCTTCAACCAGGCTGTAGCTCCGCACATCCAGAGAGACTTTGAAGCAAACGAGTTTGACCCACAGCAGCTGGAAAAATACGGCTTAGAGAAGACACAGGAGGGGAAGCTGTTCAAATTGTACCCCAAAAACTTTATACGTTAA
- the dph7 gene encoding diphthine methyltransferase isoform X2, which yields MDECHTELYERPLLGMATACGEIQLHGLKDKQDGRCALEHVLSTELGPNRLALSLDWSTGRGDSTDPRVVTSDSTGSLTLLSLAEDDLSAVSQWKAHDFEAWITAFSYWDTQLVYSGGDDCKLKGWDLRMGPSSPTFTSKRHSMGVCSIHSNPHREHVLATGSYDENVLVWDGRNMRQPLSETPVGGGVWRLKWHPVHEHLLLAACMHNDFHILHCQRAAGGNEGPCPILASYILHNSLAYGADWSHLILSSPPPSSPPKETASIPLFQPEGHLRIQYESPTASFDTSLEDECGRYIPDHTTTVSAPAPVPYSGGDDSASLSCLLASCSFYDHMLHVWRWDWNPEIDKRSGETTSS from the exons GTGTCATACAGAGCTGTACGAGCGCCCCCTGCTGGGAATGGCCACAGCATGTGGAGAAATCCAATTGCATGGGCTCAAAGACAAACAG GATGGCAGATGTGCTTTGGAGCATGTCTTAAGCACAGAGCTGGGTCCTAACAGATTAGCACTGTCTCTGGACTGGTCCACAGGCAGAGGTGACAG CACAGACCCCCGTGTGGTGACCAGCGACTCGACCGGCTCTCTTACGCTCTTGTCTCTGGCTGAGGATGACCTGAGCGCTGTGTCTCAGTGGAAAGCTCATGACTTTGAGGCCTGGATTACAGCGTTCAGTTACTGGGATACACAGCTGGTTTATTCAG GTGGTGATGACTGCAAACTTAAGGGCTGGGATCTGAGGATGGGTCCCTCATCCCCCACATTCACCAGTAAAAG GCATTCAATGGGAGTGTGTAGCATACACAGCAACCCTCATCGAGAGCACGTCCTAGCCACAGGCAG TTATGATGAAAACGTGCTGGTATGGGATGGGAGGAACATGCGACAGCCTCTCAGCGAAACGCCAGtgggtggaggagtgtggagacTGAAGTGGCACCCTGTTCATGAACACCTGCTGTTAGCTGCGTGCATGCACAACGACTTTCACATCCTTCACTGCCAGCGAGCTGCGG gtgGAAATGAAGGCCCATGTCCAATCCTGGCGTCTTACATCCTTCACAACTCGCTAGCGTACGGAGCCGACTGGTCACACCTCATCCTGAGCAGCCCTCCACCCTCTTCTCCACCTAAAGAAACAGCCAGCATCCCCCTGTTCCAGCCCGAAGGCCACCTCAGGATCCAGTATGAATCCCCGACTGCCAGCTTCGACACCTCTCTGGAGGACGAGTGTGGACGTTACATCCCCGATCACACCACTACCGTCTCGGCTCCGGCTCCTGTCCCATACAGCGGCGGAGACGACTCAGCCTCTCTGTCCTGCCTGCTGGCGTCCTGCTCCTTCTATGACCACATGCTGCACGTGTGGAGATGGGACTGGAATCCAGAGATCGACAAGCGGTCAGGAGAGACGACTTCTTCCTGA